One segment of Nocardioides sp. QY071 DNA contains the following:
- a CDS encoding CbtA family protein, producing MGTVPGDRSVLSPAAFLLRGLAVGLVAGLIAFVVAFAFGEPYVDDAIALEESAAAQAPADDADTAGHAEHAEEPADEAGMVEISRENQKSWGLLTGTLAIGAALGGLSSLAAAAVLGRLGLSARGSTALVALLGFVAVTLVPFTKYPATPPAVGSGDTIGGRTASYFGLLLVSVLAAIAVVVLANRLRKRYDGWTAAFIGAGAYVAVVYVAAYLLPTVNELGDFPADTLWYFRRSSLITLAALWASIGVGLTVLVGRLHDRAAADLARRELAASL from the coding sequence GTGGGCACCGTTCCCGGGGACAGGTCTGTCCTCAGCCCGGCCGCCTTCCTCCTCCGCGGACTCGCGGTGGGCCTGGTCGCCGGCCTGATCGCCTTCGTCGTCGCGTTCGCCTTCGGTGAGCCGTACGTCGACGACGCCATCGCGCTCGAGGAGTCGGCTGCCGCGCAGGCACCCGCCGACGACGCGGACACCGCCGGCCACGCCGAGCACGCCGAGGAGCCGGCCGACGAGGCCGGGATGGTCGAGATCTCGCGCGAGAACCAGAAGAGCTGGGGCCTGCTGACCGGCACCCTCGCCATCGGGGCCGCCCTCGGCGGCCTGAGCTCCCTCGCCGCGGCCGCCGTGCTCGGCCGGCTCGGGCTCTCCGCGCGCGGGTCCACCGCGCTGGTGGCGCTGCTCGGGTTCGTGGCGGTCACGCTCGTGCCGTTCACGAAGTACCCCGCCACGCCGCCCGCGGTCGGCAGCGGTGACACGATCGGCGGCCGCACGGCGTCGTACTTCGGGCTGCTGCTGGTCTCGGTCCTCGCCGCCATCGCCGTGGTGGTGCTCGCCAACCGCCTACGCAAGAGGTACGACGGCTGGACGGCCGCCTTCATCGGCGCCGGCGCCTACGTGGCGGTGGTCTACGTCGCCGCGTACCTGCTGCCGACGGTCAACGAGCTCGGCGACTTCCCGGCCGACACGCTGTGGTACTTCCGCCGCTCCTCGCTGATCACCCTCGCCGCCCTCTGGGCGAGCATCGGCGTCGGCCTGACCGTCCTGGTGGGCCGGCTCCACGACCGTGCGGCGGCGGACCTCGCCCGCCGCGAGCTCGCCGCCAGCCTGTGA
- a CDS encoding CbtB-domain containing protein, protein MSQSSATPLAAPAVQVPVVPLLQLGTWVVFFGLLAMLAIFFVSADQGAISLPAGNAVHEWVHDARHLLGYPCH, encoded by the coding sequence ATGTCGCAGTCCTCTGCCACCCCTCTCGCCGCGCCGGCCGTCCAGGTCCCGGTCGTCCCGCTCCTGCAGCTCGGCACCTGGGTCGTCTTCTTCGGCCTGCTCGCCATGCTGGCGATCTTCTTCGTGAGCGCCGACCAGGGTGCGATCTCGCTCCCCGCCGGCAACGCCGTGCACGAGTGGGTCCACGACGCCCGCCACCTGCTCGGCTACCCCTGCCACTGA
- the cobC gene encoding Rv2231c family pyridoxal phosphate-dependent protein CobC, which produces MVDLRHHGDVEARGMLDLAVNVYDGPRPGWLTAALRASLDEVGAYPDPTLARRAVAAHHGRAEDDVLVTAGAAEAFTLVARLHAWRRPVVVHPQFTEPHAALEQAGHVVTEVVLREPFVLDPALVPEDADLVVLGNPTNPTGVLHPAATLSALRAPGRLVVVDEAFMDCVPGEPDSLAGVPLDGLVVLRSLTKHWGIPGIRAGYVVGDPRAIAGLARAQTPWSVGTTAAAAVIACLTPQASQEARSRAEQLQDWREHLEKGLADLGIHHLASAASFVLARAGTGVHAALRKQGIAVRRADTFPGLDDSWVRIAVRPPDTTDILLAALRS; this is translated from the coding sequence ATGGTTGACCTGCGCCACCACGGCGACGTCGAGGCGCGCGGGATGCTCGACCTCGCCGTCAACGTGTACGACGGCCCGCGGCCCGGGTGGCTCACCGCAGCCCTGCGCGCCTCACTGGACGAGGTCGGCGCCTACCCGGACCCGACCCTCGCGCGGCGTGCCGTGGCCGCCCACCACGGGCGGGCGGAGGACGACGTGCTGGTCACCGCCGGCGCCGCGGAGGCGTTCACGCTCGTCGCCCGGCTGCATGCCTGGCGGCGCCCGGTCGTGGTGCACCCGCAGTTCACCGAGCCGCACGCCGCCCTCGAGCAGGCCGGCCACGTGGTCACGGAGGTCGTGCTGCGCGAGCCGTTCGTCCTCGACCCGGCACTCGTCCCCGAGGACGCCGACCTCGTGGTCCTCGGCAACCCGACCAACCCGACCGGCGTGCTGCACCCGGCAGCCACGCTTTCGGCACTCCGCGCACCCGGCCGGCTGGTCGTGGTCGACGAGGCGTTCATGGACTGCGTGCCGGGCGAGCCCGACTCGCTGGCCGGCGTACCTCTCGACGGGCTGGTCGTGCTCCGCTCGCTGACCAAGCACTGGGGCATCCCCGGCATCCGCGCGGGCTACGTCGTGGGCGACCCGCGGGCGATCGCCGGCCTGGCGCGCGCACAGACGCCCTGGTCGGTCGGCACCACCGCCGCGGCCGCCGTGATCGCCTGCCTGACCCCCCAGGCGTCGCAGGAGGCCCGCAGCAGGGCCGAGCAGCTCCAGGACTGGCGCGAGCACCTCGAGAAGGGGCTCGCCGACCTCGGGATCCACCACCTCGCCTCGGCCGCTTCCTTCGTGCTCGCCCGGGCCGGCACCGGTGTGCACGCGGCACTGCGGAAGCAGGGCATCGCCGTACGACGGGCCGACACCTTCCCCGGCCTGGACGACAGCTGGGTCCGGATCGCTGTCCGACCACCGGACACGACCGACATCCTGCTGGCAGCGCTCAGGAGCTAG
- a CDS encoding cobyrinate a,c-diamide synthase — protein sequence MVALARIVVAAPATGQGKTTVATGLMAALAAAGHQVSGHKVGPDYIDPGYHALACGRPGRNLDPHLVGEELVAPLLLHGAAGADVAVVEGVMGLYDGRIGGHGFSSTAHVAALTRTPVVLVVDISRSSRSIGAVVHGMATWDPTVTVAGVILNQAGSARHAHEVRSSISLPVLGVLPRDASIATPSRHLGLVTAAERGGSGEVVARLAEVVAEHVDLDAVLTLARTAPPLEATPWTADPARSGSAIAPTRQKVAVAAGRAFTFRYAETAELLAAHGCDVVPFDPAHDETLPDGTAGLYLGGGFPEVHAADLTANSALRARIREAVLDGLPTVAECAGLLYLCRTLDGAPMAGVLDADAAMTDRLTLRYPVATAPADTLLTRVGEQVTGHEFHRTTVTPTVAGTPAWTVDGAAVGFASPTLHASYLHTHWAGHPHLAQRFAEAVHAHG from the coding sequence GTGGTAGCCCTGGCCCGCATCGTCGTCGCCGCCCCGGCCACCGGGCAGGGCAAGACGACCGTTGCCACCGGCCTGATGGCCGCGCTGGCGGCCGCGGGACACCAGGTCAGCGGGCACAAGGTCGGCCCCGACTACATCGACCCCGGCTACCACGCGCTCGCCTGCGGGCGTCCCGGCCGCAACCTGGACCCCCACCTGGTCGGCGAGGAGCTCGTCGCTCCCCTGCTGCTGCACGGTGCGGCCGGCGCCGACGTCGCGGTCGTCGAGGGCGTGATGGGCCTGTACGACGGCCGGATCGGCGGCCACGGCTTCTCCTCCACCGCGCACGTCGCGGCGCTGACCCGGACCCCCGTGGTGCTCGTCGTCGACATCTCCCGATCCTCGCGCTCGATCGGCGCTGTCGTGCACGGGATGGCGACCTGGGACCCGACCGTCACGGTCGCAGGGGTGATCCTCAACCAGGCCGGCTCGGCGCGGCACGCGCACGAGGTCCGCTCCTCGATCTCCCTGCCCGTGCTGGGCGTGCTCCCCCGCGACGCCTCGATCGCCACCCCCTCGCGGCACCTGGGCCTGGTCACCGCCGCCGAGCGAGGGGGGTCCGGGGAGGTCGTGGCCCGGCTGGCCGAGGTGGTCGCCGAGCACGTCGACCTGGACGCCGTCCTCACCCTCGCTCGAACCGCCCCACCCCTCGAAGCGACCCCCTGGACCGCCGACCCGGCGCGAAGTGGCTCCGCAATCGCGCCGACCCGGCAGAAAGTGGCCGTCGCGGCGGGCCGAGCCTTCACCTTCCGGTACGCCGAGACCGCCGAGCTCCTCGCCGCCCACGGCTGCGACGTCGTCCCCTTCGACCCCGCCCACGACGAGACGCTCCCCGACGGCACCGCGGGTCTCTATCTCGGCGGCGGCTTCCCCGAGGTGCACGCCGCCGACCTGACGGCCAACAGCGCCCTCCGGGCCCGGATCAGGGAGGCCGTGCTCGACGGGCTGCCGACCGTCGCCGAGTGCGCCGGCCTGCTCTACCTGTGCCGCACCCTCGACGGTGCCCCCATGGCGGGGGTCCTCGACGCCGATGCCGCGATGACCGACCGACTCACCCTGCGCTACCCCGTCGCCACCGCACCGGCCGACACCCTGCTCACCCGCGTGGGCGAGCAGGTGACCGGTCACGAGTTCCACCGCACCACGGTCACCCCGACGGTCGCCGGGACCCCGGCCTGGACCGTCGACGGCGCGGCCGTCGGCTTCGCTTCGCCGACCCTGCACGCGTCGTACCTCCACACGCACTGGGCCGGCCATCCCCACCTGGCACAGCGCTTCGCCGAGGCGGTGCACGCCCATGGTTGA
- the cobO gene encoding cob(I)yrinic acid a,c-diamide adenosyltransferase, with the protein MPEGQPLVVPDDGLTTRQRRNRPLVMVHTGDGKGKSTAAFGLALRGWNQGWDIGVFQFVKSAKWRLGEQTAFERLPPGSGTVEWHKMGSGWSWSRKAGSEEDHAADAAEGWAEIKRRIAAEQHDLYLLDEFTYPINWGWVDIDDVVETLANRPGHQHVVITGRRADPKLVELADLVTEMTKVKHPMDAGQKGQKGIEW; encoded by the coding sequence ATGCCTGAGGGCCAGCCGCTCGTCGTACCCGATGACGGGTTGACCACCCGCCAACGCCGCAACCGGCCGCTCGTGATGGTGCACACCGGTGACGGCAAGGGGAAGTCGACCGCCGCCTTCGGGCTGGCGCTGCGCGGCTGGAACCAGGGCTGGGACATCGGGGTGTTCCAGTTCGTGAAGTCCGCGAAGTGGCGCCTCGGCGAGCAGACCGCCTTCGAGCGGCTCCCCCCTGGGAGCGGCACCGTCGAGTGGCACAAGATGGGCTCCGGCTGGTCCTGGTCGCGCAAGGCCGGGTCCGAGGAGGACCACGCCGCCGACGCGGCCGAGGGCTGGGCGGAGATCAAGCGGCGGATCGCGGCCGAGCAGCACGACCTGTACCTGCTCGACGAGTTCACGTACCCGATCAACTGGGGCTGGGTCGACATCGACGACGTCGTGGAGACCCTCGCCAACCGGCCCGGCCACCAGCACGTCGTGATCACCGGCCGCCGCGCCGACCCCAAGCTGGTCGAGCTCGCCGACCTGGTCACCGAGATGACCAAGGTCAAGCACCCGATGGACGCCGGCCAGAAGGGCCAGAAGGGCATCGAGTGGTAG
- the bluB gene encoding 5,6-dimethylbenzimidazole synthase produces MSTSLYDVIERRRDVRAEFTGSPVPDAVLHRVLEAAHRAPSVGMTQPWDFVLVRDPGLRRRFRDHVATERDTFAASLPPERRTTFDRIKVEGICESSLGVVVTHSQARGGTHVLGRHAIADAGLYSTVLAIQNLWLAATAEGLGLGWVSFYREDFLRSLLGIPADVRPVAWLCLGTVSHLETVPDLERHGWRSRRPLADAIHEDTWQARETDHA; encoded by the coding sequence ATGAGCACGAGCCTGTACGACGTCATCGAGCGCCGCCGCGACGTCCGGGCCGAGTTCACCGGCTCCCCCGTGCCCGACGCCGTGCTGCACCGTGTCCTCGAGGCGGCGCACCGCGCGCCGAGCGTCGGCATGACCCAGCCGTGGGACTTCGTGCTGGTGCGCGATCCCGGGCTGCGGCGCAGGTTCCGCGACCACGTCGCCACCGAGCGCGACACCTTCGCGGCCTCGCTGCCGCCCGAGCGGCGCACCACCTTCGACAGGATCAAGGTCGAGGGGATCTGCGAGTCGTCGCTGGGGGTCGTGGTCACCCACAGCCAGGCCCGCGGTGGCACGCACGTGCTCGGCCGGCACGCGATCGCCGACGCCGGCCTCTACTCCACCGTGCTGGCGATCCAGAACCTCTGGCTCGCCGCGACCGCCGAAGGTCTCGGGCTGGGCTGGGTCTCGTTCTATCGCGAGGACTTCCTCCGGTCCCTGCTGGGGATCCCGGCCGACGTACGCCCGGTCGCCTGGCTCTGCCTCGGCACCGTCAGCCACCTGGAGACCGTGCCCGACCTCGAGCGGCACGGGTGGCGCTCGCGCCGCCCGCTCGCCGACGCCATCCACGAAGACACCTGGCAAGCAAGGGAGACCGACCATGCCTGA
- a CDS encoding VWA domain-containing protein, whose translation MSSPHVHHFPFSAVVGADGPEGPDPMALALILTTIAPEVGGVLVRGEKGTAKSTIVRALAAVLPPVDERPVPLVELPIGATEDRVTGSINLKSALAEGKAEYEPGLLAKAHRGILYVDEVNLLHDHLVDLLLDAAAMGRATVERDGVSMTHEARFVLVGTMNPEEGELRPQLLDRFGLTVEVAAPRDPALRAEVVRRRMAYDADPAGFAARYAEAESALQARIAAARALVGEVRLTDAGLLKIAEVCAAFDVDGLRADIVTARTAVAHAAWSGRSQVSLDDIRVAARLALPHRRRRKPFDAPGLDEDLLDQVLGDDDLPPEPDGPDDGPEPQGPAPEGDGAADDADDTDGDPVDTPAPDGAPPTGGDGTGSAPSNVAPTGAAYRTRLLSVRGVGTGTAGRRSRARTSNGRRIGATTPGRQGGSGGTIHLTETIRAAVRHQVARGRTEGRLLLEPADLRVALREGRESNLVLFCVDASGSMAARRRMEQVKTAVLSLLLDAYQRRDKVGLVTFRGNDAEVALPPTHSVDAAAQRLEDLPSGGRTPLAEGLLEAAHLLAVERTRDPQRRALLVVVTDGRATAGADAVLRSRMAAGLLAEAGVASVVVDCESGPMRMGLAATLAEHLGAEHVPIGEVSAEALVDVTRRAA comes from the coding sequence ATGAGCTCCCCCCACGTCCACCACTTCCCGTTCAGCGCCGTGGTCGGCGCCGACGGCCCCGAAGGGCCGGACCCGATGGCGCTGGCCCTGATCCTCACCACGATCGCCCCCGAGGTCGGGGGCGTGCTGGTGCGCGGCGAGAAGGGCACCGCCAAGTCGACGATCGTTCGCGCCCTGGCAGCCGTGCTCCCGCCGGTCGACGAGCGGCCCGTGCCCCTCGTGGAGCTGCCGATCGGCGCCACGGAGGACCGGGTCACCGGCTCGATCAACCTCAAGAGCGCGCTTGCGGAGGGCAAGGCGGAGTACGAGCCCGGGCTGCTGGCCAAGGCCCACCGCGGGATCCTGTACGTCGACGAGGTCAACCTGCTGCACGACCACCTCGTCGACCTGCTGCTCGACGCAGCCGCGATGGGCCGCGCGACCGTCGAGCGCGACGGGGTCTCGATGACCCACGAGGCGCGGTTCGTGCTGGTCGGCACCATGAACCCCGAGGAGGGCGAGCTGCGCCCGCAGCTGCTCGACCGGTTCGGCCTGACCGTGGAGGTCGCCGCACCGCGCGACCCGGCGCTGCGGGCCGAGGTGGTCCGCCGGCGGATGGCCTACGACGCCGACCCGGCCGGGTTCGCCGCCAGGTACGCCGAGGCGGAGTCCGCGCTGCAGGCGCGGATCGCCGCTGCCCGCGCGCTCGTCGGCGAGGTCCGGCTGACCGACGCCGGGCTGCTCAAGATCGCCGAGGTGTGCGCGGCCTTCGACGTCGACGGCCTGCGCGCCGACATCGTCACGGCCCGCACGGCCGTCGCCCACGCCGCCTGGTCCGGGCGGTCGCAGGTGAGCCTCGACGACATCCGGGTGGCCGCCCGACTGGCGCTGCCGCACCGTCGGCGCCGCAAGCCGTTCGACGCGCCCGGGCTGGACGAGGACCTGCTCGACCAGGTGCTCGGCGACGACGACCTGCCGCCGGAGCCGGACGGCCCCGACGACGGCCCCGAGCCGCAGGGCCCCGCACCGGAGGGTGACGGCGCTGCCGACGACGCCGACGACACCGACGGCGACCCGGTCGACACCCCCGCTCCCGACGGCGCCCCACCGACCGGCGGCGACGGCACGGGCAGCGCGCCCAGCAACGTGGCACCGACCGGCGCGGCGTACCGCACCCGGCTGCTGAGCGTCCGCGGCGTCGGCACCGGGACCGCCGGGCGCCGCAGCCGGGCCCGCACCAGCAACGGCCGCCGGATCGGCGCGACCACCCCCGGCCGACAGGGCGGCAGCGGCGGCACGATCCACCTGACCGAGACCATCCGGGCCGCGGTCCGCCACCAGGTCGCGCGCGGGCGGACCGAGGGCCGGCTGCTGCTGGAGCCGGCCGACCTGCGGGTCGCCCTACGCGAGGGACGGGAGTCGAACCTCGTGCTCTTCTGTGTCGACGCCTCCGGCTCGATGGCCGCACGGCGCCGGATGGAGCAGGTCAAGACGGCGGTGCTGAGCCTGCTGCTGGACGCCTACCAGCGCCGCGACAAGGTCGGCCTGGTCACCTTCCGCGGCAACGACGCCGAGGTGGCGCTGCCGCCGACCCATTCCGTCGACGCCGCCGCGCAACGGCTCGAGGACCTGCCCTCCGGCGGCCGGACGCCCCTCGCCGAGGGACTCCTGGAGGCCGCGCACCTGCTCGCCGTCGAGCGCACCCGCGACCCGCAGCGCCGCGCCCTGCTCGTCGTGGTCACCGACGGCCGAGCGACCGCGGGTGCCGACGCCGTGCTCCGCTCCCGGATGGCCGCGGGCCTGCTCGCGGAGGCCGGGGTCGCCAGCGTGGTGGTCGACTGCGAGTCCGGCCCGATGCGGATGGGCCTGGCGGCCACGCTCGCCGAGCACCTCGGCGCCGAGCACGTCCCGATCGGCGAGGTCAGCGCCGAGGCGCTGGTCGACGTGACCCGGCGAGCCGCATGA
- a CDS encoding SAM-dependent methyltransferase: MTVHFVGAGPGAADLITLRAAALLSAADVVLYPGTYLDAEVLSHCRDGARRVDTQDLDLDRITAVMVEAHVAGRDVIRLTSGDPSLYSALHEQTRRLDAAGVQWDVTPGVPAYAAAAAIVGRELTVPLVAQSVVLTRTQARSTAMPEGESLAAYAATGATLVLHLAITRTAALMAELTPHYGADCPVAVVSRASQPEELVLRGTVATIAGLVEDAGLRQAAVILVGPALASVTDPRAAESYLYSPERLARKERLR, encoded by the coding sequence GTGACGGTGCACTTCGTCGGCGCCGGCCCCGGCGCGGCCGACCTGATCACCCTGCGCGCCGCGGCCCTGCTGAGCGCGGCCGACGTGGTCCTCTACCCCGGCACCTACCTGGATGCCGAGGTGCTCTCGCACTGCCGCGACGGCGCGCGGCGGGTCGACACCCAGGACCTCGACCTCGACCGGATCACCGCCGTCATGGTGGAGGCGCACGTCGCCGGTCGCGATGTCATCCGGCTGACCTCGGGCGACCCGTCGCTCTACTCCGCCCTGCACGAGCAGACCCGGCGCCTCGACGCGGCTGGGGTGCAGTGGGACGTGACTCCCGGCGTCCCGGCGTACGCCGCCGCGGCCGCGATCGTCGGGCGCGAGCTGACCGTGCCGCTGGTCGCGCAGTCGGTGGTGCTGACCCGCACCCAGGCGCGCTCGACGGCGATGCCGGAGGGCGAGTCGCTGGCGGCGTACGCAGCGACCGGGGCGACCCTGGTGCTGCACCTCGCGATCACCCGCACGGCGGCGCTGATGGCCGAGCTGACACCGCACTACGGGGCCGACTGCCCGGTCGCGGTGGTCTCCCGTGCCTCGCAGCCCGAGGAGCTGGTGCTGCGCGGCACCGTCGCCACCATCGCCGGCCTGGTCGAGGACGCCGGCCTGCGCCAGGCCGCCGTGATCCTGGTCGGCCCGGCGCTGGCCTCGGTCACCGACCCCCGAGCCGCCGAGTCCTACCTCTACTCACCCGAACGCCTCGCCCGGAAGGAGCGCCTCCGATGA
- the cbiE gene encoding precorrin-6y C5,15-methyltransferase (decarboxylating) subunit CbiE, with protein sequence MGRLITVVGIGADGHLPPTSRALVGNAEVLLGGERHLGLVPAVPGQVRRPWPRPLSALPGVLKEHDGRSIVALASGDPLVSGIGTTLIRLLGADAVDVVPAVSSVSLARARMGWSAEESAVVTLVGRDVDALRRELAPGRRLLVLSSDETTPAAIAALLADAGFGATTIHVLGDLGGPDESRATYPGGPVPRLHVLALEVTGAGLATWATGLPDDAFEHDGQLTKRDVRAAALARLAPRPGDHLWDVGAGAGSVAVEWLRAHPLTTATAVEGDEERAARIGRNAGRLGVPRLEVVNGRAPDALAGLPTPDAVFVGGGATAPGLLGLCRDALAPGGRLVAHGVTLETERLLVDAFHAYGGELTRLGVEHVTPLGGRFTGWTPARAVVQWAWTKELS encoded by the coding sequence ATGGGTCGACTGATCACCGTGGTCGGCATCGGCGCCGACGGCCATCTCCCGCCGACCTCCCGGGCGCTGGTCGGCAACGCCGAGGTGCTGCTCGGCGGCGAGCGCCACCTCGGCCTGGTGCCCGCCGTCCCCGGTCAGGTACGCCGCCCGTGGCCGCGCCCGCTGTCCGCCCTGCCCGGCGTGCTGAAGGAGCACGACGGCCGCAGCATCGTGGCACTGGCGTCGGGCGACCCGCTGGTCTCCGGCATCGGCACGACGCTCATCCGCCTGCTCGGCGCCGACGCGGTCGACGTCGTACCGGCGGTGTCGTCGGTGTCGCTCGCGCGCGCACGGATGGGCTGGTCGGCCGAGGAGTCCGCGGTCGTGACTCTGGTCGGTCGCGACGTCGACGCGCTGCGCCGCGAGCTCGCGCCCGGCCGACGCCTGCTCGTGCTCTCCTCCGACGAGACCACGCCGGCCGCGATCGCCGCGCTGCTGGCGGACGCCGGCTTCGGCGCCACCACGATCCACGTCCTCGGCGACCTGGGCGGGCCGGACGAGAGCCGCGCGACGTACCCCGGCGGACCGGTCCCCCGGCTGCACGTCCTCGCCCTCGAGGTCACCGGCGCCGGTCTGGCCACCTGGGCCACCGGGCTGCCCGACGACGCCTTCGAGCACGACGGCCAGCTCACCAAGCGCGACGTCCGCGCCGCCGCCCTCGCCCGGCTCGCCCCGCGCCCCGGCGACCACCTCTGGGACGTCGGCGCCGGCGCCGGCTCGGTCGCCGTCGAGTGGCTGCGCGCGCACCCGCTCACCACCGCGACCGCGGTCGAGGGCGACGAGGAGCGCGCGGCCCGGATCGGCCGCAACGCCGGCCGGCTCGGCGTACCCCGCCTCGAGGTCGTCAACGGCCGCGCCCCCGACGCCCTCGCCGGACTGCCCACGCCCGACGCGGTCTTCGTCGGCGGCGGCGCGACCGCCCCGGGTCTGCTCGGCCTGTGTCGCGACGCCCTCGCACCCGGCGGCCGGCTGGTCGCGCACGGTGTGACCCTGGAGACCGAGCGGCTGCTCGTCGACGCCTTCCACGCGTACGGCGGCGAGCTGACCCGGCTCGGCGTCGAGCACGTCACCCCCCTGGGCGGGCGGTTCACCGGCTGGACGCCGGCCCGCGCCGTCGTGCAGTGGGCCTGGACCAAGGAGCTCTCGTGA
- the cobJ gene encoding precorrin-3B C(17)-methyltransferase yields MTPQASGRFSVVGIGPGDPELITRKAERLIGAAPVVAFHAGVRKESHARRIAADVIPAGAIEEELRYPVTTGATDHPGGYVGALAAFYDECEARLAAHLDAGRDVVLLAEGDPLFYGSSMYLVDRFRDRFPVEVVPGIPAFAAATATVPAPLVRQTDVLTVLPGTLPEPELARRLADTDGAVIMKLGRTFPAVRSALAQAGRLEGALYVERASQPEERWLPVADVDADSVPYFSLIVVPGDSARPSTSARLRTAPDVEEVAQRPSRGARTPSELLVIGLGPGPDGWLTPEASAALGEVEHVVGYAPYVDRVPQRTGLQRHASGNTVEVDRARFALDLALRGERVAVVSGGDAGVFGMAAAVFEAAADPAHPEHAAVPVRVLPGVSAVQAVAARAGAPIGADFAVLSLSDRLKPWAVVERRLRAIAEADLVLGVYNPASRSRRDQVVEMQKILLEHRSPDTVVVVGRDIGRAEESLTVTTLGLLDTDSIDMKCLLIIGASATRVEPNGIVWTPRWVD; encoded by the coding sequence GTGACGCCCCAGGCGAGCGGACGCTTCTCCGTCGTCGGCATCGGCCCCGGCGACCCCGAGCTGATCACCCGCAAGGCCGAGCGGCTGATCGGCGCAGCCCCCGTCGTCGCCTTCCACGCCGGGGTCCGCAAGGAGTCGCACGCCCGCCGGATCGCGGCCGACGTGATCCCGGCGGGGGCGATCGAGGAGGAGCTGCGCTACCCGGTCACCACCGGGGCCACCGACCACCCGGGCGGGTACGTCGGCGCACTGGCGGCCTTCTACGACGAGTGCGAGGCCCGGCTCGCCGCGCACCTCGACGCCGGCCGCGATGTCGTCCTCCTCGCCGAGGGCGACCCGCTGTTCTACGGCTCGTCGATGTATCTCGTCGACCGGTTCCGTGACCGCTTCCCGGTCGAGGTCGTCCCCGGCATCCCCGCCTTCGCCGCCGCGACCGCGACCGTCCCGGCCCCGCTGGTGCGGCAGACCGACGTGCTCACCGTGCTGCCCGGCACGCTCCCCGAGCCCGAGCTCGCCCGCCGCCTCGCCGACACCGACGGCGCGGTGATCATGAAGCTCGGCCGGACCTTCCCCGCCGTCCGCTCCGCACTGGCCCAGGCCGGGCGGCTGGAGGGTGCGCTGTACGTCGAGCGCGCCTCCCAGCCCGAGGAGCGCTGGCTCCCGGTCGCCGACGTCGACGCCGACTCGGTGCCGTACTTCTCCCTCATCGTGGTCCCCGGCGACTCGGCGCGGCCCTCGACCTCCGCTCGCCTCCGCACGGCTCCGGACGTCGAGGAGGTCGCGCAGCGACCGTCACGAGGCGCCCGGACACCATCGGAACTCCTCGTGATCGGCCTGGGTCCCGGCCCGGACGGCTGGCTCACCCCGGAGGCGAGCGCCGCGCTGGGCGAGGTGGAGCACGTGGTCGGCTACGCGCCGTACGTCGACCGGGTGCCGCAGCGCACCGGCCTCCAGCGGCATGCCTCGGGCAACACGGTCGAGGTCGACCGGGCCCGGTTCGCGCTCGACCTGGCCCTGCGCGGCGAGCGGGTCGCGGTCGTCTCGGGCGGCGACGCGGGCGTGTTCGGCATGGCCGCGGCCGTCTTCGAGGCCGCCGCCGACCCGGCCCACCCCGAGCACGCCGCGGTGCCCGTCCGGGTGCTGCCGGGCGTCAGTGCGGTCCAGGCGGTCGCTGCCCGCGCGGGTGCGCCGATCGGCGCCGACTTCGCGGTCCTCAGCCTCTCGGACCGGCTCAAGCCGTGGGCGGTCGTCGAACGACGGCTGCGCGCGATCGCGGAGGCCGACCTGGTCCTCGGCGTCTACAACCCGGCCTCGCGCTCACGTCGCGACCAGGTCGTGGAGATGCAGAAGATCCTGCTGGAGCACCGCTCGCCCGACACCGTCGTGGTCGTGGGCCGCGACATCGGCCGGGCCGAGGAGTCGCTCACCGTCACCACGCTCGGCCTGCTCGACACCGACAGCATCGACATGAAGTGCCTGCTGATCATCGGCGCCTCCGCCACCCGCGTGGAGCCCAACGGCATCGTCTGGACGCCCCGATGGGTCGACTGA